In Rhinolophus ferrumequinum isolate MPI-CBG mRhiFer1 chromosome 8, mRhiFer1_v1.p, whole genome shotgun sequence, the DNA window TTTCCCACGCACACGTCCTCATTCGCACGTGGgcactgaaaggaaagaaaggaacagaaatagcCCCTACCTAGTCCCTTCCACCTTTGactccgagagagagagagagagagagagagagagagagagagagagagagagagagagagagagagagagagatgccagaGGAGGAGGCGGCCAGGgacaggaaaagggagaagaggaagatgcACCGGGCTAGGGAAATCCCATCCCAAATGCCTGAGCCCTCTGAGCGTCTCGTGTCATCGGACATGTGTACGCGATTCCACTAATGGTGGTGACAATTGTGGGTGGGTGAGGTTAGGGCGCTGCCAGGCGCACCCCATCCCATGCGATTCCAGGTGCTGGTTACCTGGCTCACGCCAGGGTTCCCTTCCGCCCGGCTTTTGTTGCACCCTCCCCCACGTGTGAGCGGCGGGGCGGCAAAGGTGGCGCACGGGTTTAGGGAGGTGGGTGAGATGTTGCGCCTCTGTGGGCTGCGCGGACCTGAGTGGAGAGGTCACACCTCtttcggaaaaaaaaaaagtgagagaaaagaaaaagaaaaaccaagctAGCTACCAAGGTGAACCCAGAGCGGTTCCCACCTTAAAATCAGCCCTGCTCGTGACGTCAGGTCGGAAATATACCAAAGCGAGCGCCGGCCAGGAGTCTGGGGAGAGCCGCGGCGCGGCGATTGGGCGACGGGCTGCTGACGCGCGCTGACGCGCGGAGACTTTAGGTGCATGTTGGCAGCGGCAGTGCGAGCCACATAAACAAAGGCACATTGGCGGCCAGGGCCAGTCCGCCCGGCGGCTAGCGCAAGGCTCCGCGGTCCCGCACGCCAGCCCAGCTGGCCGccttcccctgctccctcccagcTCTAAGCGTCTCGGGTCCCTTCGCCCCTGTCGCCCACCCCTCCCCGACCCTGCACCCGGACTCCCAGAGGGAACTACACTTCGGCggagttgaatgaatgaagagagacGCGGTGAACTCCTAAGTGAGTAGTGCAGCCTGTGCAGTCGCGTTCTTTTTTTATCCTTGTTTTGCACGTCTCTTCTTTCCATATGTGTGGTACACGTTCTCTGGAAGTGGGCGCCAGAGGCGCGGAGCGCGAGTGGGGCCGGAGAATGGGAAGTAGGTGCTCGCAGCTACGGAGGGCATTTTCCGTATCCTAGCTGTGGCGGTAGCGGAGAGTTGGCTCCCAACATAGGCTTCCACGCTCCTCATTGGTGGACGTGGAAAGGAGACTTGCATAGTTCGGGGAGCTGCGGACCTGCCCGCGGAAATGTGCGCAAAGTTTGCTCTTAGTGCGGAATTGATTGTGGCCTTTGGATACAGGGACTCCAAGTCCTGAGTGAGAGGGGCCTGAACGCTGCCCACAAagtaagagggagagagaaagttcTTTACGTGTTGCTTGGGAACTGTGTCACCGCGACTGGCCAGCGTGCCAGCGTTTCCTGGCTATTGTTGAGTAAGGGGGGAGCGGGGCGTAGAGTGTCCTGTTACTAAGTTGCCTGAAATTTCTGGGTTTGACTTATGCCGCGCTTGTGTATGTGAATATGTcggagagaaacagagaatatGTAAAGACTTCAGTTATGAAGCTGTGAAGTTACCAGGGGGTTAATATCTAGCACAGGCATATCTCTcaagggctgggagaggggggGAGGGGCGCGGTcaagtgtcttctttctttctactttttctggttaacctccctcccccatgaAGAAAGATTCTGGAGGGGGGCATAAGGAGAACAGAAGGAGTGGAtgtttggctttctttttcactAGTAGTAAGATTGTCTATGCTTTAGAATGCCTTCCAAGTGCGAACATCTGAAAATTACTAAGATACAAGAATGCCTTGTTCCAGCAAGCAGGCAGACTGTGGAAGGCTGTATAGGGAAGGTGTTCAGCTTGCTATGGTTGGAAGCGCTTCTAACTTTGGTGCCAACACTAGATAAGCAGCATTGCCCACCCTCTGCAATTGACCTAAGATGCTCCTGGAAAAGTAGGGTTCTATGTTCCCACCCTTTGGCCATTAAAGATGTTGAAAGATAAGCTTCCTGGAGAAGTGAATGCCAGTTCACCTGTATCCCTAATCCTAGTGCCCTGTCAAAAGCACTTAGGCAAGCCAGCCGCTTCCAATCAGATTGCCTTCGGGGCTGCCCAGGCCTTGCTAACATTTTGGAACTCGTGTGGAGGggaaaattttatattcttgacttctactttcttcccttctccccaaagaaaaaccaatttcaccaaagaaaaaaaaattgagtaggTTCCaatgctatattttattaaactctAGTTTCTTCTTATTCGGATCTGAATTAAACTAAAATGGAAATGACACTCCTCTTCCACCACCCCCAAACACCCTAGCAAAGGGGCTAATTTATTACATAATAAGTATTAAGTACATGGAATACCTTTGCTCCTTCAGAATTCTCTCTCTGAAAGATTTACATAGGGCAATGGGTGgcattttctgttgtttccccGTCACCTCTTTTACACATTCATTTCAACTGCCAAGTTTGGTGAAGGCTGCACACAAATTTCCAATGAAACAATCACAGAAGGCATAGAAGGGCCTGCCTGGTGAGTCCACATATGCCTGGCGGAAAATCACCCTGAAGCTTTCTGTGTCTGTATTTCAGGAAGGAGATCTGACAGGCTGGAGTTCCCACTGCTTTTCTAAAAATCTTGGAAACTTTGTCCTTCATTGAATTACGACACTGTCCACCTTTAATTTCCTCGAAAACGCCAGTAACTCGGCTGAAGGTTAGTGCaacttggtttctttctttccctcccggGAGTTCCCCAAGTATCAAGACACAGGGCTACACGATCTTCCTCAACAAACCCTGTAACTTAAGGTTTTCCCCGACCCATTGCCTTTTGGAACAACTTTCTCGTTGGGCAATTCAACTTCATTTCTAGAATGAGCTTGCTGAACCCGTGCTTCAGACGAAAGGTTCATTTTAGCGGGATTGTCCATAAAAGGGGGTGAAGGGGGAGGCATTTGGAAATATGCGGGAATGGAGACCCTCAGTAGTTTTCTAGCTCTGGGTCTTTATTTGATCAGCCTTTCCATGCCCTGCACTGTTTTGCTCCGCAGCATTCGCTCGCCACCCTTCCTCTCGCGCCCCTACATGCTCTCTGATCGCCGCAAGCTGCTGGTGTAGCTCCAGGTGTGCCCGAGCCCGGGAGAAAGTGTTCAGTTGACCAGGCTGAGTGTATATTACCCTGTTTCATTTCCAGCCATGCCTTGTGTTCAGGCGCAGTATGGGTCCTCGCCTCAAGGAGCCAGCCCCGCTTCTCAGAACTACAGTTACCACTCTTCGGGAGAATACAGCTCCGATTTCTTAACTCCAGAGTTTGTCAAGTTTAGCATGGACCTCACCAACACTGAAATCACTGCCACCACTTCTCTCCCCAGCTTCAGTACCTTTATGGACAACTACAGCACAGGCTACGACGTCAAGCCACCTTGCTTGTACCAAATGCCCCTGTCCGGACAGCAGTCCTCCATTAAGGTAGAAGACATTCAGATGCACAACTACCAGCAACACAGCCACCTGCCCCCCCAGTCCGAGGAGATGATGCCGCACTCCGGGTCGGTTTACTACAAGCCCTCCTCGCCCCCGACGCCCACCACCCCGGGCTTCCAGGTGCAGCACGGCCCCATGTGGGACGACCCAGGCTCCCTCCACAACTTCCACCAGAACTACGTGGCCACTACGCACATGATCGAGCAGAGGAAAACGCCGGTCTCCCgactctccctcttctcctttaaGCAGTCGCCCCCTGGCACCCCGGTGTCTAGCTGCCAGATGCGCTTCGACGGGCCCCTGCATGTTCCCATGAACCCGGAGCCGGCGGGTAGCCACCACGTGGTGGACGGGCAGACCTTCGCTGTGCCCAACCCCATCCGAAAGCCCGCGTCCATGGGCTTCCCTGGCCTGCAGATCGGCCACGCGTCGCAGCTGCTCGACACGCAGGTGCCCTCACCGCCGTCGCGGGGCTCTCCCTCTAACGAGGGGTTATGCGCCGTGTGCGGGGACAACGCGGCCTGCCAACACTACGGCGTTCGCACCTGTGAGGGCTGCAAAGGTTTCTTTAAGGTGAGCAAGGACAGGGGCAGAGGAGACAGGTAGGGGCCCCCTAGTGTCCGGAGCCTCAGCGAGCGCGCTCTGCCTGGGTCCAAACAGTCCAGCCCCAGCTGGTTCCCGACTGTCCAACTCCCGGGGTCCGCACAGTTTGCCCTGCAGCCACCCACAGGCTGAGGTGGGGGCATCCGGGTGCCTGATAAAGGGAAGTAGGAAGACTGGGAGACTCGGGGTCGCATCCCCCGCACGTAGCCGACCCGGCAGGCCTCCGCCCCAAGTTGCTGCGGCGGGAGTTGGAAAAGGGTCATTTGCATGTGCTCGGAGCTGTCTTCTCTGCTCAGATTGAAATTGGTTAGGACAGAGAACCGTGTCTGAGCTAACCAAGTGGAACAGAATTCCCTATGGTCAAATTAAGTgatctctttatttctccatcctGATTGAATAATCTTATCATTTTAAATAGAGAAGGTCTCCAAGGAATGTAAATAATATGAATGCCCACGGATTTGTATTTACTGAGcgtttccttctccttctcttggcATATAAAACACAGCAAGGAGCGGCAAGGTTAGCTCAAATGTTAACGCTATCAATTTTCTTCTGTAACATGCcctggggttgggggcggggtggggggaggaaaaagaaaaagagaaggaagaggaaaaggaaaaaaaataaaaggagttgtgtgtatgtgtttgtttgtggGGAGGGAGTGTAGACCTCAGCCTTTAGAAATTGTCTCTGGATTCCCTGGGTTGCtggattttaaagagaaaaataattttaggccTCTATTGTCTCCTTTTGCAGCGCACGGTGCAAAAAAACGCAAAATATGTatgtttagcaaataaaaactgcCCAGTGGACAAGCGGCGCCGGAATCGCTGTCAGTACTGCCGATTTCAGAAGTGCCTGGCTGTTGGGATGGTCAAAGAAGGTAGGTTCCTGCAAGCAGCCGACCCCTCAGCCTGTGCCCTGTGAAACCGCGGTTCCTACCCCAACCCTACTTTCCACTATCAGAGCCGGAGGTTTCCCGGTTCCCCCAATCCATGTCCGGCCTCCACGACCCAGCAGCTAGCTGCCTGCTTGCCCAGCCAGCACTGGAGAAAGCCGCCAGGCTCTTCTCCTCTTTAACTATACGACCCATctgaaaaaagacataaaacaacCCCGCATTTTTTATGCTTCTCGACAGTAAAGGTTTTACAAGCAGTGGGCCCTGCGCCGCCGGGCCGGGCGCCCCGCGGCTGCGGCCTTCCCCCGGGAGGGGCTGCGGTAGCAGCTGGGTCCCGCTTGCAAAAGCGGTGCTCACCCGGCTCTTTCTTTGCAGTGGTTCGCACGGACAGTTTAAAAGGCCGGAGAGGTCGTTTACCCTCGAAACCGAAGAGCCCACAGGAGCCCTCTCCCCCCTCGCCCCCGGTGAGTCTGATCAGTGCCCTCGTCAGGGCCCATGTCGACTCCAAC includes these proteins:
- the NR4A2 gene encoding nuclear receptor subfamily 4 group A member 2 isoform X3, whose protein sequence is MDLTNTEITATTSLPSFSTFMDNYSTGYDVKPPCLYQMPLSGQQSSIKVEDIQMHNYQQHSHLPPQSEEMMPHSGSVYYKPSSPPTPTTPGFQVQHGPMWDDPGSLHNFHQNYVATTHMIEQRKTPVSRLSLFSFKQSPPGTPVSSCQMRFDGPLHVPMNPEPAGSHHVVDGQTFAVPNPIRKPASMGFPGLQIGHASQLLDTQVPSPPSRGSPSNEGLCAVCGDNAACQHYGVRTCEGCKGFFKRTVQKNAKYVCLANKNCPVDKRRRNRCQYCRFQKCLAVGMVKEVVRTDSLKGRRGRLPSKPKSPQEPSPPSPPVSLISALVRAHVDSNPAMTSLDYSRFQANPDYQMSGDDTQHIQQFYDLLTGSMEIIRGWAEKIPGFADLPKADQDLLFESAFLELFVLRLAYRSNPVEGKLIFCNGVVLHRLQCVRGFGEWIDSIVEFSSNLQNMNIDISAFSCIAALAMVTERHGLKEPKRVEELQNKIVNCLKDHVTFNNGGLNRPNYLSKLLGKLPELRTLCTQGLQRIFYLKLEDLVPPPAIIDKLFLDTLPF
- the NR4A2 gene encoding nuclear receptor subfamily 4 group A member 2 isoform X2 → MPCVQAQYGSSPQGASPASQNYSYHSSGEYSSDFLTPEFVKFSMDLTNTEITATTSLPSFSTFMDNYSTGYDVKPPCLYQMPLSGQQSSIKVEDIQMHNYQQHSHLPPQSEEMMPHSGSVYYKPSSPPTPTTPGFQVQHGPMWDDPGSLHNFHQNYVATTHMIEQRKTPVSRLSLFSFKQSPPGTPVSSCQMRFDGPLHVPMNPEPAGSHHVVDGQTFAVPNPIRKPASMGFPGLQIGHASQLLDTQVPSPPSRGSPSNEGLCAVCGDNAACQHYGVRTCEGCKGFFKRTVQKNAKYVCLANKNCPVDKRRRNRCQYCRFQKCLAVGMVKEVVRTDSLKGRRGRLPSKPKSPQEPSPPSPPFQANPDYQMSGDDTQHIQQFYDLLTGSMEIIRGWAEKIPGFADLPKADQDLLFESAFLELFVLRLAYRSNPVEGKLIFCNGVVLHRLQCVRGFGEWIDSIVEFSSNLQNMNIDISAFSCIAALAMVTERHGLKEPKRVEELQNKIVNCLKDHVTFNNGGLNRPNYLSKLLGKLPELRTLCTQGLQRIFYLKLEDLVPPPAIIDKLFLDTLPF
- the NR4A2 gene encoding nuclear receptor subfamily 4 group A member 2 isoform X4 gives rise to the protein MDNYSTGYDVKPPCLYQMPLSGQQSSIKVEDIQMHNYQQHSHLPPQSEEMMPHSGSVYYKPSSPPTPTTPGFQVQHGPMWDDPGSLHNFHQNYVATTHMIEQRKTPVSRLSLFSFKQSPPGTPVSSCQMRFDGPLHVPMNPEPAGSHHVVDGQTFAVPNPIRKPASMGFPGLQIGHASQLLDTQVPSPPSRGSPSNEGLCAVCGDNAACQHYGVRTCEGCKGFFKRTVQKNAKYVCLANKNCPVDKRRRNRCQYCRFQKCLAVGMVKEVVRTDSLKGRRGRLPSKPKSPQEPSPPSPPVSLISALVRAHVDSNPAMTSLDYSRFQANPDYQMSGDDTQHIQQFYDLLTGSMEIIRGWAEKIPGFADLPKADQDLLFESAFLELFVLRLAYRSNPVEGKLIFCNGVVLHRLQCVRGFGEWIDSIVEFSSNLQNMNIDISAFSCIAALAMVTERHGLKEPKRVEELQNKIVNCLKDHVTFNNGGLNRPNYLSKLLGKLPELRTLCTQGLQRIFYLKLEDLVPPPAIIDKLFLDTLPF
- the NR4A2 gene encoding nuclear receptor subfamily 4 group A member 2 isoform X5 translates to MPCVQAQYGSSPQGASPASQNYSYHSSGEYSSDFLTPEFVKFSMDLTNTEITATTSLPSFSTFMDNYSTGYDVKPPCLYQMPLSGQQSSIKVEDIQMHNYQQHSHLPPQSEEMMPHSGSVYYKPSSPPTPTTPGFQVQHGPMWDDPGSLHNFHQNYVATTHMIEQRKTPVSRLSLFSFKQSPPGTPVSSCQMRFDGPLHVPMNPEPAGSHHVVDGQTFAVPNPIRKPASMGFPGLQIGHASQLLDTQVPSPPSRGSPSNEGLCAVCGDNAACQHYGVRTCEGCKGFFKRTVQKNAKYVCLANKNCPVDKRRRNRCQYCRFQKCLAVGMVKEVVRTDSLKGRRGRLPSKPKSPQEPSPPSPPVSLISALVRAHVDSNPAMTSLDYSRFQANPDYQMSGDDTQHIQQFYDLLTGSMEIIRGWAEKIPGFADLPKADQDLLFESAFLELFVLRLAYRSNPVEEYEHRHICLLLHCCPGYGHRETRAQGTQESGRTAKQDCKLSQRPRDFQ
- the NR4A2 gene encoding nuclear receptor subfamily 4 group A member 2 isoform X1, yielding MPCVQAQYGSSPQGASPASQNYSYHSSGEYSSDFLTPEFVKFSMDLTNTEITATTSLPSFSTFMDNYSTGYDVKPPCLYQMPLSGQQSSIKVEDIQMHNYQQHSHLPPQSEEMMPHSGSVYYKPSSPPTPTTPGFQVQHGPMWDDPGSLHNFHQNYVATTHMIEQRKTPVSRLSLFSFKQSPPGTPVSSCQMRFDGPLHVPMNPEPAGSHHVVDGQTFAVPNPIRKPASMGFPGLQIGHASQLLDTQVPSPPSRGSPSNEGLCAVCGDNAACQHYGVRTCEGCKGFFKRTVQKNAKYVCLANKNCPVDKRRRNRCQYCRFQKCLAVGMVKEVVRTDSLKGRRGRLPSKPKSPQEPSPPSPPVSLISALVRAHVDSNPAMTSLDYSRFQANPDYQMSGDDTQHIQQFYDLLTGSMEIIRGWAEKIPGFADLPKADQDLLFESAFLELFVLRLAYRSNPVEGKLIFCNGVVLHRLQCVRGFGEWIDSIVEFSSNLQNMNIDISAFSCIAALAMVTERHGLKEPKRVEELQNKIVNCLKDHVTFNNGGLNRPNYLSKLLGKLPELRTLCTQGLQRIFYLKLEDLVPPPAIIDKLFLDTLPF